A single genomic interval of Novosphingobium ginsenosidimutans harbors:
- the hisF gene encoding imidazole glycerol phosphate synthase subunit HisF has product MTVRVRVIPCLDVANGRVVKGVNFVDLKDAGDPVEQARAYDAAGADELCFLDISASHEGRGTLLDVVRRTAEVCFMPLTVGGGVRAVEDARALLLAGADKVAVNSAAVSRPEVVAEIAERFGSQCVVASVDARRQGDHWEIFTHGGRQATGIDAVAHAIRLAELGAGELLVTSMDGDGTQAGYDLELTRTIADAVSVPVIASGGVGTLDHLVEGVTRGHASAVLAASIFHFGKHTIAEAHAALRRAGLPARG; this is encoded by the coding sequence ATGACCGTCCGCGTCCGGGTCATTCCCTGTCTCGATGTCGCCAATGGCCGGGTGGTCAAGGGCGTGAACTTCGTCGACCTCAAGGATGCCGGCGATCCGGTCGAGCAGGCGCGGGCCTATGACGCGGCCGGGGCGGATGAGCTGTGTTTCCTCGATATCAGCGCCAGCCACGAAGGGCGCGGAACCTTGCTGGATGTGGTTCGGCGCACTGCCGAAGTCTGCTTCATGCCGCTGACTGTCGGCGGCGGGGTCCGTGCGGTCGAGGATGCCCGGGCACTGCTGCTGGCCGGGGCCGACAAGGTGGCGGTCAATTCCGCCGCCGTCAGCCGGCCCGAAGTGGTGGCCGAGATTGCCGAGCGGTTCGGTAGCCAGTGCGTCGTCGCCTCGGTCGATGCGCGGCGGCAGGGCGATCACTGGGAGATCTTCACCCACGGCGGCCGCCAGGCGACCGGGATCGATGCCGTGGCGCACGCGATCCGGCTGGCCGAGCTGGGTGCGGGCGAATTGCTGGTCACCTCGATGGACGGCGATGGCACCCAGGCCGGCTATGACCTGGAACTCACCCGCACGATCGCCGATGCCGTGTCGGTGCCGGTGATTGCCAGCGGCGGGGTGGGGACACTCGATCACCTGGTCGAAGGCGTTACTAGGGGTCACGCCAGCGCGGTCCTGGCCGCCTCGATCTTTCACTTCGGCAAGCACACCATTGCCGAGGCGCACGCGGCCTTGCGCCGGGCGGGACTTCCGGCGAGAGGGTAG
- a CDS encoding SMP-30/gluconolactonase/LRE family protein: MKRQVRTLASGIHFGEGPRWRNGRLWFSDFYAHCVYSLDLAGDLRVELKLEGQPSGLGWMPDGSLLVVRMELRQVWRRWPDGRFELHADLTDHSAFMCNDMVVDAQGRAYVGNFGFDLGAALAERGPAGVMADHPTTVLALIQPDGSVGDAAPGERFSFPNGAVITPDGQHLILAETFGGRLTQFDIGEDGSLTNRQLFATTLPRLPDGICLDANGAVWIANPTAPECVLIAAGGEVLEVIPTGDLNCYACMLGGPEGRHLFMLVAPGTGPGKTPGGKVLVAEVDVGRAGWP, from the coding sequence GTGAAACGCCAGGTCCGCACCCTCGCCAGCGGCATCCATTTCGGTGAGGGGCCGCGCTGGCGCAACGGACGCCTGTGGTTCTCGGACTTTTATGCCCACTGCGTCTATTCGCTCGACCTCGCGGGTGACCTGCGGGTCGAGCTGAAGCTAGAAGGCCAGCCATCGGGCCTTGGCTGGATGCCCGATGGCTCATTGCTGGTGGTGCGGATGGAGCTGCGCCAGGTCTGGCGGCGCTGGCCCGATGGCCGCTTCGAACTGCACGCCGACCTGACTGATCACTCCGCGTTCATGTGCAACGACATGGTCGTTGACGCGCAGGGCCGGGCCTATGTCGGCAACTTCGGTTTCGATCTGGGCGCTGCCCTGGCTGAGCGCGGACCGGCCGGGGTCATGGCCGATCACCCGACCACCGTGCTGGCCCTCATCCAGCCAGATGGCTCGGTTGGTGATGCCGCCCCGGGTGAGCGGTTTTCGTTTCCCAACGGAGCCGTGATCACGCCTGATGGCCAACACCTGATCCTGGCTGAAACCTTCGGGGGGCGATTAACCCAGTTCGACATTGGCGAGGACGGATCGCTGACCAATCGGCAGCTGTTTGCCACCACCCTGCCGCGCCTGCCCGACGGGATTTGCCTTGATGCCAACGGCGCGGTCTGGATCGCCAACCCGACGGCCCCCGAATGCGTGCTGATCGCCGCTGGCGGCGAAGTGCTCGAAGTCATCCCGACCGGCGATCTCAACTGCTATGCCTGCATGCTCGGCGGTCCCGAAGGCCGGCACCTGTTCATGCTGGTGGCGCCCGGAACCGGGCCGGGCAAGACCCCCGGCGGCAAGGTGCTGGTGGCCGAAGTGGACGTCGGCCGCGCCGGCTGGCCTTAA
- the tolQ gene encoding protein TolQ — MSTLALLATAPTRLDPVKLFFDADIVVQSVMAGLILASVWVWAIIISFSLRMAGIRKRTEAYERDFWKAADIDAFQAERGAKEAGEIPSARVVSAGLGEWRRSTAAKVIDREGTRQRLVAVMDSAVAQEADRLAERLNFLATVGSVAPFVGLFGTVWGIMNSFFQIGSQQNSSLAVVAPGISEALFATAIGLFAAIPAVIAYNRFSHRVNQLEARMQRFADRFHASLSRELDAV; from the coding sequence ATGAGCACCCTTGCCCTCTTGGCCACTGCCCCGACCCGGCTTGATCCGGTCAAGCTGTTCTTCGATGCGGATATTGTCGTCCAGTCGGTTATGGCCGGGCTGATCCTCGCCTCGGTCTGGGTCTGGGCGATCATCATCTCGTTCTCGCTGCGCATGGCCGGGATCCGCAAGCGGACCGAAGCTTATGAGCGCGATTTCTGGAAGGCGGCCGATATCGACGCGTTCCAGGCCGAGCGGGGCGCCAAGGAAGCCGGTGAAATCCCTTCGGCGCGGGTTGTTTCGGCCGGGCTCGGCGAATGGCGCCGTTCGACTGCTGCCAAGGTGATTGACCGCGAAGGCACCCGCCAGCGGTTAGTCGCGGTGATGGACAGCGCCGTTGCGCAAGAGGCGGACAGGCTGGCTGAACGTTTGAATTTTCTTGCCACGGTCGGATCGGTTGCACCCTTCGTCGGGCTGTTCGGCACGGTCTGGGGGATCATGAACTCGTTCTTCCAGATCGGCTCACAGCAGAACTCGTCGCTGGCCGTGGTTGCGCCGGGCATCTCCGAGGCGCTGTTTGCCACGGCGATCGGCCTGTTCGCGGCAATCCCGGCGGTGATTGCCTACAACCGCTTTTCGCACCGGGTGAACCAGCTGGAGGCGCGGATGCAGCGTTTTGCCGACCGCTTCCACGCCAGCCTCAGCCGCGAACTGGACGCGGTTTAA
- a CDS encoding SspB family protein, protein MTDDAQDSLIPYDEIVQEALRAVVGRVLGQIVASGGTLPGEHHFYITFKTGAPGVSIPPHLRERFPDEMTIVLQNKFWDLGVDDQGFTVGLTFNQVPAKLDVPFSAITAFVDPAVDFGLQFQALGQDDEPEPHDEAENDGPPAADGETGSNVVSVDFGRKK, encoded by the coding sequence ATGACTGATGATGCGCAGGACAGCCTGATCCCATACGACGAAATCGTGCAGGAGGCGCTGCGCGCCGTGGTCGGCCGGGTGCTTGGCCAGATCGTGGCCTCCGGCGGGACCCTGCCGGGCGAGCATCATTTCTACATCACCTTCAAGACCGGCGCGCCGGGGGTGTCGATCCCGCCCCACCTGCGGGAGCGCTTTCCGGACGAGATGACCATCGTTCTCCAGAACAAGTTCTGGGATTTGGGCGTCGATGATCAGGGCTTTACCGTCGGGCTGACCTTCAACCAGGTACCCGCCAAGCTCGACGTGCCGTTCAGCGCGATCACCGCTTTCGTCGATCCCGCGGTCGATTTTGGCCTGCAATTCCAGGCGCTGGGCCAAGATGACGAGCCCGAGCCGCACGACGAGGCCGAGAATGACGGTCCGCCGGCAGCCGACGGGGAAACAGGCTCGAACGTCGTCTCGGTCGATTTCGGGCGCAAGAAATGA
- a CDS encoding YbgC/FadM family acyl-CoA thioesterase, producing MATFPPAPSGLVDGKVHRFAVRAYFEDTDLSGVVYHANYLRWFERARSDFVRLLGIDQRAVNEAGEGAFAVTELTIRYAAPARLDDAVQIETTCEDLGAASCRMHQVARHEDGRLLSEARLRIGFVSPEGRPRRMPAAWRDAFATIMPEGS from the coding sequence ATGGCGACGTTCCCCCCTGCCCCCTCGGGCCTGGTCGATGGCAAGGTGCACCGCTTTGCCGTGCGCGCCTATTTCGAGGATACGGACCTCTCGGGCGTGGTCTATCACGCCAATTACCTGCGCTGGTTCGAGCGTGCCCGGTCGGATTTCGTCCGCCTGCTCGGGATCGACCAGCGGGCGGTCAACGAGGCTGGCGAGGGAGCCTTTGCGGTGACCGAGCTAACCATTCGCTATGCCGCCCCGGCGCGGCTGGACGATGCCGTGCAGATTGAGACGACCTGCGAAGACCTTGGTGCAGCAAGTTGCCGGATGCACCAGGTGGCGCGGCACGAGGACGGTCGCCTCCTTTCCGAAGCGCGGCTGCGCATCGGTTTTGTTTCTCCCGAAGGCCGCCCGCGGCGAATGCCCGCTGCCTGGCGCGATGCCTTTGCCACTATCATGCCCGAAGGATCCTGA
- the hisB gene encoding imidazoleglycerol-phosphate dehydratase HisB, giving the protein MRTGRIARKTHETDILVEVNLDGTGSYDVSTGIGFLDHMIEQFSRHSLIDITCHVKGDLHVDQHHTTEDSAIAIGQAISEALGDKAGIGRYGTAYSPMDEALARVALDISGRPWLVWNAKFTQERLGEMDTELFEHWFQSIAQAVGITLHIELLYGTNNHHICEGIYKGFARAMRQAVELDPRKGGAIPSTKGQLGG; this is encoded by the coding sequence ATGCGTACCGGACGGATCGCCCGCAAGACTCACGAAACCGACATCCTCGTCGAAGTGAACCTCGACGGGACGGGGTCCTATGATGTTAGCACCGGGATCGGCTTTCTCGATCACATGATCGAGCAGTTCAGCCGCCACTCGCTGATTGACATCACCTGCCACGTGAAGGGCGATCTCCACGTCGATCAGCACCATACGACCGAGGACAGCGCGATTGCGATCGGCCAGGCCATTTCCGAGGCCTTGGGCGACAAGGCCGGGATCGGCCGTTATGGCACGGCCTACAGCCCGATGGACGAGGCGCTGGCCCGCGTCGCGCTCGACATTTCGGGCCGCCCCTGGCTGGTCTGGAACGCCAAGTTCACCCAGGAACGGCTGGGCGAAATGGACACCGAACTGTTCGAGCACTGGTTCCAGTCGATTGCCCAGGCCGTCGGCATCACGCTCCATATCGAGCTGCTCTACGGCACAAACAACCACCACATCTGCGAAGGCATCTACAAGGGCTTCGCCCGGGCGATGCGGCAGGCGGTGGAACTCGATCCGCGCAAGGGCGGAGCGATTCCCAGCACCAAAGGCCAGCTCGGTGGCTGA
- the hisA gene encoding 1-(5-phosphoribosyl)-5-[(5-phosphoribosylamino)methylideneamino]imidazole-4-carboxamide isomerase, translated as MIVFPAIDLKGGQVVRLSEGDMDRATVYGDNPAAQAQLFAAAGSQFLHAVDLDGSFAGRAENRAAVESILEVFEGHVQLGGGIRTREAVEGWFDLGVSRVVMGSAALKDPEFVKDMAREFPGGIVVAVDARDGMVATEGWAEVSDVPVVDLARRFEDAGVASLLFTDIGRDGLLKGVNIEATVDLARQVDIPVIASGGVKGLDDIHILSLHAVDGIEGVITGRALYEGRLDLAAAIAMANRA; from the coding sequence ATGATTGTCTTTCCGGCCATTGACCTCAAGGGCGGCCAGGTCGTTCGCCTGTCGGAAGGCGATATGGACCGCGCGACGGTCTATGGCGACAATCCGGCGGCACAGGCGCAGCTCTTTGCTGCTGCCGGTTCGCAGTTCCTGCACGCGGTCGATCTCGACGGCAGCTTCGCCGGTCGGGCTGAGAACCGGGCTGCGGTCGAATCGATCCTCGAAGTGTTCGAAGGCCACGTCCAGTTGGGCGGCGGGATCCGCACGCGTGAGGCGGTTGAGGGCTGGTTCGATCTTGGCGTGAGCCGGGTGGTGATGGGTTCGGCTGCGCTCAAGGATCCCGAATTCGTCAAGGACATGGCGCGCGAGTTTCCGGGCGGGATCGTCGTCGCGGTCGATGCCCGCGATGGCATGGTCGCGACCGAGGGCTGGGCCGAAGTGTCCGACGTACCGGTGGTCGATCTCGCGCGCCGCTTCGAGGATGCCGGGGTTGCCAGTCTGCTGTTCACTGATATCGGCCGTGACGGCCTGCTCAAGGGCGTCAACATCGAGGCCACGGTTGACCTCGCCCGCCAGGTCGACATTCCGGTGATCGCCAGTGGCGGCGTGAAGGGGCTGGATGACATCCACATCCTCTCGCTCCACGCGGTCGACGGGATCGAAGGCGTGATCACCGGCCGCGCGCTCTACGAAGGCCGGCTCGATCTGGCGGCGGCGATTGCGATGGCGAACCGGGCATGA
- the hisH gene encoding imidazole glycerol phosphate synthase subunit HisH: MAEVVALVDYGAGNLHSVANALKAAGAEGVQITADPDVVRAADRIVLPGVGSFKACAEGLRAIPHLVEAMTERVLIGAAPFLGICVGMQLLASRGVEHGVTPGLDWIGGEVRLVERTDPAIKIPHMGWNDVIVRPHAPLLEAGEAYFLHSYHFVPEDGHHALAMTDHGGGLVAAVGRDTILGVQFHPEKSQAYGLALLRAFLDWKP; encoded by the coding sequence GTGGCTGAAGTCGTTGCCCTCGTCGATTACGGCGCGGGAAACCTTCACTCCGTTGCCAATGCACTGAAGGCAGCAGGGGCGGAAGGCGTCCAGATCACCGCCGACCCGGACGTTGTCCGCGCCGCAGATCGCATCGTTCTTCCCGGCGTCGGCAGTTTCAAGGCCTGCGCCGAAGGGCTGCGGGCCATCCCGCATCTGGTTGAGGCGATGACCGAACGCGTGCTGATCGGCGCTGCGCCGTTCCTCGGCATCTGTGTCGGCATGCAACTGCTCGCCTCGCGCGGGGTCGAGCATGGGGTTACGCCAGGGCTTGACTGGATTGGCGGCGAAGTGCGGCTGGTCGAGCGGACCGATCCGGCGATCAAGATCCCGCACATGGGCTGGAATGATGTGATCGTCCGCCCGCACGCCCCGCTACTTGAAGCGGGTGAGGCCTATTTTCTGCACTCCTACCATTTCGTGCCCGAGGACGGGCACCATGCCCTGGCGATGACCGACCATGGCGGCGGCCTGGTTGCTGCGGTTGGGCGTGACACGATCCTAGGGGTGCAATTCCATCCGGAGAAGAGCCAGGCCTATGGTCTGGCGCTGCTTCGTGCGTTCCTGGACTGGAAGCCATGA
- a CDS encoding ExbD/TolR family protein codes for MGASLSPGGGRSGRGRRRARTPVSEINVTPLVDVMLVLLIIFMVTAPLLNAGVPVDLPDSRAQALDQEPQQVNLTLARDGRLYLDQTEIERAALPDRLASIPPGADGKLPLVTLRADKSLDYGEVIAVMGELNRAGFNAISLVTNSSGASGQD; via the coding sequence ATGGGCGCCAGCCTCTCTCCTGGCGGTGGGCGCAGCGGGCGGGGGCGCCGCCGTGCCCGGACGCCAGTGTCCGAGATCAACGTGACGCCGCTGGTCGACGTGATGCTGGTGCTGCTGATCATTTTCATGGTCACGGCCCCGCTACTCAACGCCGGGGTACCGGTGGACCTGCCCGACAGCCGTGCCCAGGCGCTCGACCAGGAACCGCAGCAGGTGAACCTGACCCTGGCGCGCGACGGCCGGCTCTATCTTGACCAGACCGAGATCGAGCGTGCCGCCTTGCCTGACCGGCTCGCCTCGATCCCGCCGGGCGCAGATGGCAAGCTGCCGCTCGTGACGCTGCGGGCCGACAAGAGCCTCGACTATGGCGAGGTTATCGCCGTGATGGGCGAGCTTAATCGCGCCGGGTTCAACGCCATCTCTTTGGTCACCAACAGTTCAGGTGCGTCCGGACAGGACTGA
- a CDS encoding histidine triad nucleotide-binding protein, translated as MPIDPTLPYDDHNVFAKILRGEIPNRTVYEDEWALAFHDINPQAPTHVLVIPKGPYVSWDDFSAGASAEEIAGFVRAVGHVARSLGLVEPGYRLLANIGQHGHQEVPHLHVHLFGGKPLGPMLARFD; from the coding sequence ATGCCGATCGATCCTACCCTGCCCTATGACGACCACAACGTCTTCGCGAAGATCTTGCGCGGCGAAATCCCGAACCGCACGGTCTACGAGGACGAGTGGGCGCTCGCGTTCCACGACATCAACCCGCAGGCGCCAACGCACGTGCTGGTGATCCCAAAGGGGCCTTACGTCAGCTGGGATGATTTCTCGGCCGGGGCTTCGGCCGAAGAGATCGCCGGCTTCGTCCGCGCAGTCGGCCATGTCGCGCGCAGCCTGGGGCTGGTCGAGCCGGGCTATCGCCTGCTCGCCAACATCGGCCAGCACGGCCACCAGGAAGTGCCGCATCTTCACGTCCATCTGTTCGGCGGCAAGCCGCTTGGCCCGATGCTGGCGCGGTTCGACTGA
- a CDS encoding SDR family NAD(P)-dependent oxidoreductase, translated as MDFSKLFSLEGKVALITGGSRGIGKMILEGYLAAGCARVYITARKREQIAETVAEFEAQYPGKVIGLPGDLSQMEDLKRLVAELSARESKLDILVNNAGAAWGAEFDQFPEAGWDKVMDLNVKSLFFLTQQLHGLLKAAGSFQAPAKVINIASIDGMRPNPWETYSYQASKAAVIHLTKRLAARLIKDNIVVSGIGPGAFPSEMNKAAARNPEGSAKGIPYKRVGVAEDMAGGAIYLASRAGDYVVGTTIPIDGGIVNGWVPEVFQDASGGH; from the coding sequence ATGGATTTTTCGAAGCTTTTCAGCCTTGAAGGCAAGGTGGCCCTGATAACTGGCGGCAGCCGCGGAATCGGCAAGATGATCCTGGAAGGCTATCTCGCCGCCGGGTGTGCGCGGGTCTACATCACCGCCCGCAAGCGCGAACAGATCGCCGAGACGGTGGCCGAGTTTGAGGCCCAGTACCCGGGCAAGGTGATCGGCCTGCCGGGCGACCTCAGCCAGATGGAAGACCTGAAGCGGCTGGTGGCAGAGCTGTCGGCCCGCGAGAGCAAGCTCGATATCCTGGTCAACAATGCCGGGGCGGCCTGGGGGGCAGAGTTTGACCAGTTCCCCGAAGCCGGCTGGGACAAGGTGATGGACCTCAACGTCAAGAGCCTGTTCTTCCTGACCCAGCAGCTCCACGGTCTGCTCAAGGCGGCCGGCAGCTTCCAGGCCCCAGCCAAGGTGATCAACATCGCCTCGATCGACGGGATGCGACCGAACCCGTGGGAAACCTATTCCTACCAAGCCTCCAAGGCGGCGGTGATTCACCTGACCAAGCGGCTCGCCGCGCGGTTGATCAAGGACAACATCGTCGTCAGCGGGATCGGCCCGGGCGCTTTCCCGAGCGAGATGAACAAGGCCGCCGCCCGCAACCCCGAAGGCAGCGCCAAGGGCATCCCCTACAAGCGCGTCGGCGTGGCCGAGGATATGGCTGGCGGGGCGATCTATCTCGCCAGCCGGGCGGGCGACTATGTCGTCGGCACGACGATCCCCATCGATGGCGGCATCGTCAACGGCTGGGTGCCGGAAGTGTTCCAGGACGCCTCGGGCGGGCACTGA
- a CDS encoding phosphoribosyl-ATP diphosphatase encodes MDTISRLEAVIRARFDGDPGSSYVAKLHAKGGDAVAQKVGEEAVELIIAHLAGTHEQEVAEAADLIFHLLILLAEHDIPFAQVLAELERREGTSGIAEKASRSE; translated from the coding sequence ATGGACACAATCTCACGCCTTGAAGCTGTGATTCGCGCGCGTTTCGATGGCGATCCAGGCTCCAGCTATGTCGCCAAACTGCACGCGAAGGGTGGGGATGCGGTCGCCCAGAAAGTCGGCGAAGAGGCGGTTGAACTGATCATTGCCCACCTTGCGGGAACGCACGAGCAAGAAGTGGCCGAGGCGGCGGACTTGATCTTCCACCTGCTCATTCTGCTGGCTGAGCATGATATTCCCTTTGCCCAGGTCCTGGCCGAGCTTGAGCGCCGCGAAGGAACCAGCGGGATCGCCGAAAAGGCCAGCCGGAGCGAATAA
- a CDS encoding acyl-CoA dehydrogenase family protein — protein MALYHTEDQAMLADTARQFMGEEGTIAKQLRHWRDKQCKDGFGHALWKQFAELGFAGILVSESDGGLGMGNVEAGIVLEEIGRNLTPSPFLTSSVMAATAIGAGNDELRGRYLPGLLAGDSVFAVAIDEGPKHRPERIATRAERAGNGFKLTGKKAFVVHGGSADMLVVAARTAGADDDQDGITLFAVPKDAAGLNQDAVRLVDSSMATHVKLDGVQVDADAVIGEVDAGRELLNRVLNAGRVGAAAESVGVAGGAFDMTTTYLKQRKQFGQLIGEFQALQHRASHLYSELEIARASVIKAQQLLDAGSEKAELMVSVAKAKAGKAASLAVKEGVQMHGGIGMTDEYDIGLYMKRDRALAEFMGDMYYHAERVAQLSGY, from the coding sequence ATGGCGCTGTATCACACTGAAGACCAGGCCATGCTGGCCGACACCGCGCGCCAGTTCATGGGTGAGGAAGGCACGATCGCCAAGCAGCTGCGCCACTGGCGCGACAAGCAGTGCAAGGACGGGTTCGGCCATGCGCTGTGGAAGCAGTTTGCCGAGCTGGGCTTTGCCGGCATTCTGGTGAGCGAGTCTGATGGCGGCCTGGGCATGGGCAATGTCGAGGCTGGGATCGTACTCGAAGAAATCGGCCGTAATCTAACGCCCTCGCCGTTCCTGACCAGCTCGGTCATGGCCGCTACCGCGATTGGTGCGGGCAATGACGAGCTGCGCGGGCGTTACCTGCCCGGCCTGCTGGCCGGCGACAGCGTCTTCGCTGTGGCGATTGACGAAGGCCCCAAGCACCGGCCCGAACGCATCGCCACCCGCGCCGAGCGTGCCGGCAACGGCTTCAAGCTGACCGGCAAGAAGGCCTTCGTGGTCCACGGCGGCAGCGCCGACATGCTGGTCGTCGCGGCCCGCACAGCGGGTGCCGATGACGACCAGGACGGGATCACGCTGTTCGCCGTACCCAAGGACGCCGCTGGCCTGAACCAGGACGCAGTCCGGCTGGTTGACAGCTCGATGGCCACCCACGTCAAGCTCGACGGCGTCCAGGTCGATGCCGATGCCGTGATCGGCGAAGTCGATGCCGGGCGTGAGCTGCTGAACCGCGTGCTCAACGCTGGCCGGGTTGGCGCGGCAGCGGAAAGCGTCGGCGTGGCTGGCGGGGCCTTTGACATGACCACCACCTACCTCAAGCAGCGCAAGCAGTTCGGCCAGCTGATCGGCGAATTCCAGGCGCTGCAGCATCGCGCCTCGCACCTCTACTCGGAGCTGGAGATCGCCCGCGCGAGCGTGATCAAGGCGCAGCAGCTGCTCGATGCCGGCTCTGAAAAGGCCGAGCTGATGGTTTCGGTCGCCAAGGCCAAGGCCGGCAAGGCGGCCAGCCTCGCGGTCAAGGAAGGGGTGCAGATGCACGGCGGGATCGGCATGACCGACGAGTACGACATCGGCCTCTACATGAAGCGCGACCGGGCGTTGGCCGAATTCATGGGCGACATGTACTACCATGCCGAGCGCGTTGCACAGCTCAGCGGCTACTGA
- the gmk gene encoding guanylate kinase, whose amino-acid sequence MVEAANSASNALQRRGLMLILSSPSGAGKTTISRMLLERDPQIALSVSATTRPIRPGEVDGVHYHFVNQAEFDRMVEADEFYEWATVFGHSYGTPKAQIRAGLKEGQDFLFDIDWQGTQQLYQKDQQDVVRVFILPPSIDELRRRLTGRGTDSPEVIAARMERARAEISHWDGYDYVVINDDIEACYHQVCEILHAERMKRARQTGLIGFVRELMRD is encoded by the coding sequence ATGGTCGAAGCCGCCAATTCCGCCAGCAATGCCCTGCAACGCCGCGGGCTTATGCTGATCCTGTCCTCGCCATCTGGCGCCGGGAAAACCACGATCAGCCGCATGCTGCTTGAGCGTGATCCGCAGATCGCCCTCTCCGTCTCCGCCACCACCCGCCCGATCCGGCCGGGCGAAGTTGACGGGGTGCACTACCACTTCGTCAACCAGGCCGAGTTCGACCGGATGGTCGAGGCAGACGAATTCTATGAATGGGCAACCGTTTTCGGTCACAGCTATGGCACGCCGAAGGCCCAGATCCGCGCTGGACTGAAGGAAGGGCAGGACTTCCTGTTCGACATTGACTGGCAGGGCACCCAGCAGCTTTACCAAAAGGACCAGCAGGACGTGGTCCGGGTCTTCATCCTGCCGCCCAGCATTGATGAGCTGCGCCGCCGCCTGACCGGGCGCGGGACCGACAGCCCCGAAGTGATCGCCGCCCGCATGGAACGCGCCCGGGCCGAAATCAGTCACTGGGACGGCTACGACTATGTCGTGATCAATGACGACATCGAGGCCTGTTACCACCAGGTCTGCGAAATCCTCCACGCTGAACGCATGAAACGCGCCCGCCAAACCGGGCTGATCGGCTTCGTGCGGGAACTGATGCGGGATTAA